In Fluviispira sanaruensis, a genomic segment contains:
- a CDS encoding EI24 domain-containing protein: MSHSPIQQIIIGFKAPLHSVRFFKLNKGMLLLGVTPHILNLLLYTWIIRNIVIAKWIHPLFNSLSLKWQDSFISHIFNPTFIEIVVWIVGFLFYGVFGTAFVNAFASPLYDIIAQKAFEKTSGTLIRKQSLMDFIDSIISEVTKGVIIISFFVQIFAPLVFFIGIWYLGWSSIDRTLLLMNLPLRKRFIFGLRNWGLCVGLGIWNYIPLIGAIFSFAMAAAGAIVVAESKAGEAYVDDQNDLTL; the protein is encoded by the coding sequence ATAGGATTTAAGGCCCCGCTCCATTCTGTCAGATTTTTTAAACTCAATAAAGGTATGCTTTTATTAGGGGTAACTCCCCACATACTGAATCTCCTCTTATACACTTGGATAATTAGAAATATAGTCATAGCAAAATGGATTCATCCTTTATTCAATTCATTATCATTAAAGTGGCAAGATTCATTCATTTCCCACATTTTTAATCCCACTTTTATCGAAATCGTAGTTTGGATAGTTGGGTTTTTATTTTATGGGGTGTTTGGCACAGCATTTGTAAATGCCTTTGCAAGCCCACTTTACGATATTATTGCACAAAAAGCATTCGAAAAAACATCTGGAACGCTCATACGCAAACAAAGTTTAATGGATTTTATTGACAGCATCATATCAGAAGTAACTAAAGGTGTTATTATTATATCATTTTTTGTCCAGATTTTTGCCCCCCTCGTTTTTTTTATAGGTATCTGGTATTTAGGCTGGAGCAGCATTGATCGAACGCTGCTACTCATGAATTTACCATTAAGAAAAAGATTTATTTTTGGTCTTCGCAATTGGGGACTTTGTGTCGGCCTGGGGATATGGAATTACATACCACTCATTGGCGCGATTTTTTCTTTCGCTATGGCAGCAGCGGGTGCAATTGTCGTTGCAGAAAGCAAAGCGGGAGAAGCTTATGTCGA